A single region of the Streptomyces sp. ITFR-16 genome encodes:
- a CDS encoding endo-alpha-N-acetylgalactosaminidase family protein, whose translation MSPRFSTAGAAAAASAAVLALVGTALPASAAAPAPPAAAPAVPAGAVLASAQLAVAVADDFPRVLTYTDRASGKELSGSTKPVAAVTLNGTAHPVRLKGKPSFTASAARYTLAFTDLPGVEIDASLSVSGRTTTFRVTAVRDTAAFRVGTIDIPGHDLVSVASTDAGAATAFTRLDPDSTKTADVFAKVTADTPAEAAPSGATYAILNTGALAAAVESNSSYDKPSGATGGDDARFWHQAREDDDGSTRVGVWSGQWTYRGEGAPKPESGDNLPWAKVVVTPDANGDRTVDWQDGAVAFRSIGVVAPGSEDTADRVITHIPFNFASQATHPFLRTLDDVKRISLATDGLGQLALLKGYASEGHDSAHPDYGGNYNKRAGGLKDLNALLKAGKKWGATFGVHVNATEAYPEARAFDENLVDKTKPGWNWLNQSYYIDQRRDINSGDLAKRFQQLRDETDRNLGMLYIDVYYTHGWIADKTLQSLQKQGWNVSSEWADKFERGSLWSHWANDLDYGGATNKGLNSKIIRFIRNDEKDVWNNDPVLGQSAIDEFEGWTGETDWNAFYDNVWQRDLPAKYLQQQKITRWDGNDITFTGGVSGTVEDGRRTFYDHGRKVLSGTDYLLPWDDGKKLYHYSRTGGTSSWAVPSKGPYTVYRLTDNGRVKTGTVRPVNGRITLTAEAGQPYVLYPDKAPKAADARWGEGTLVDDPGFNDKGLTGWSRTGTAVRDTDGQGRNSAKLSGTGTAALAQSIGGLRPGARYTASALIEVQPGRTRHTVLSAGGKSVAVDRSTARDQVAASDWHGTYFQRAKVNFTAPADGRTTLRIEAAKGSAASVRADDVRIVANAPATRKNTLVYEDFEDVDQGWGPFLKGDAGGATDPRTSVSQLHAPYTQAGWNGKLTDDVLGGKESLKAHEENAGLVYRTAPWTVPMTDGHRYTVAYDYQSSHAGAYEWVDGYDRMTADGKPGSVETRTTPIGAQHTTGRFTETVTAGCGDTWTGLRKREDAPEGADFVLDGFTVTDLGPAPAGEQAACGTLSVEPAAETLEPGRANVVKASFTNYEATEATGVTVGLTVPEGWRAEPVGAVSFDSVAAGAGATASWRVTPPVDTAYGTYPLRSEASYTAGGTQRKLGAQTSVRTLPPPPTTDSWASDLDWTASENGWGPVERDLSNGETGTGDGTPLTIGGTVYAKGLGTHAPAKVRYYLGGKCTSFTADVGVDDVQKSAGSVQFSVSADGTEKVKSPVLRAADSAWSLTADLTGATYVELTAGDGGDGNGNDHADWGDARFHCGS comes from the coding sequence ATGTCGCCAAGATTCAGTACGGCGGGCGCTGCTGCCGCCGCCTCAGCCGCCGTCCTGGCCCTGGTGGGGACCGCCCTTCCCGCCTCGGCCGCCGCTCCCGCGCCGCCCGCCGCCGCACCGGCCGTCCCGGCGGGCGCCGTCCTCGCCTCCGCGCAGCTCGCCGTCGCCGTCGCGGACGACTTCCCGCGCGTGCTCACGTACACCGACCGGGCCTCGGGCAAGGAGCTGTCCGGCAGTACGAAGCCGGTCGCCGCCGTGACCCTGAACGGCACCGCGCATCCCGTACGGCTCAAGGGCAAGCCGTCGTTCACCGCGTCGGCCGCCCGCTACACGCTGGCCTTCACCGATCTGCCCGGCGTCGAGATCGACGCCTCGCTCTCGGTCTCCGGGCGCACCACCACCTTCAGGGTGACCGCCGTCCGGGACACCGCGGCCTTCCGGGTCGGGACCATCGACATCCCCGGCCACGACCTGGTCTCCGTCGCGAGCACGGACGCGGGCGCCGCGACCGCCTTCACCCGGCTGGACCCCGACTCGACGAAGACCGCCGACGTCTTCGCGAAGGTCACCGCGGACACCCCGGCCGAGGCCGCGCCCTCCGGTGCCACGTACGCGATCCTCAACACCGGGGCGCTCGCGGCCGCCGTCGAGTCCAACTCCTCGTACGACAAGCCCTCCGGCGCCACCGGCGGCGACGACGCCCGCTTCTGGCACCAGGCGCGCGAGGACGACGACGGCTCCACCCGGGTCGGCGTCTGGTCGGGCCAGTGGACCTACCGGGGCGAGGGCGCCCCGAAGCCGGAGAGCGGCGACAACCTGCCCTGGGCGAAGGTCGTCGTCACGCCCGACGCCAACGGGGACAGGACCGTCGACTGGCAGGACGGCGCCGTCGCCTTCCGCTCCATCGGCGTGGTCGCGCCCGGCAGCGAGGACACCGCGGACCGGGTCATCACCCACATCCCGTTCAACTTCGCCAGCCAGGCCACCCACCCCTTCCTGCGCACCCTCGACGACGTCAAGCGGATCTCCCTGGCCACCGACGGCCTCGGACAGCTCGCGCTGCTCAAGGGGTACGCCTCCGAGGGCCACGACTCCGCCCACCCCGACTACGGCGGCAACTACAACAAGCGCGCCGGCGGGCTGAAGGACCTCAACGCGCTCCTGAAGGCGGGCAAGAAGTGGGGCGCCACCTTCGGCGTCCACGTCAACGCCACCGAGGCGTACCCGGAGGCCAGGGCGTTCGACGAGAACCTCGTCGACAAGACCAAGCCGGGCTGGAACTGGCTCAACCAGAGCTACTACATCGACCAGCGCCGCGACATCAACAGCGGCGACCTGGCCAAGCGCTTCCAGCAGCTGCGCGACGAGACCGACCGCAACCTCGGCATGCTGTACATCGACGTGTACTACACACACGGCTGGATCGCGGACAAGACCCTCCAGTCCCTCCAGAAGCAGGGCTGGAACGTCTCCAGCGAGTGGGCCGACAAGTTCGAGCGGGGCTCGCTCTGGTCGCACTGGGCCAATGACCTCGACTACGGCGGCGCCACCAACAAGGGCCTCAACTCGAAGATCATCCGGTTCATCCGCAACGACGAGAAGGACGTCTGGAACAACGACCCGGTCCTCGGCCAGAGCGCCATCGACGAGTTCGAGGGCTGGACCGGCGAGACCGACTGGAACGCCTTCTACGACAACGTCTGGCAGCGCGACCTGCCCGCCAAGTACCTCCAGCAGCAGAAGATCACCCGCTGGGACGGCAACGACATCACCTTCACCGGCGGGGTGAGCGGCACCGTCGAGGACGGCAGGCGGACGTTCTACGACCACGGCCGCAAGGTGCTCAGCGGCACCGACTACCTGCTGCCGTGGGACGACGGCAAGAAGCTGTACCACTACAGCAGGACGGGCGGTACGAGCAGCTGGGCGGTGCCCTCCAAGGGCCCGTACACCGTCTACCGGCTCACCGACAACGGCCGGGTGAAGACCGGCACGGTCCGGCCCGTGAACGGGAGAATCACGCTGACCGCCGAGGCCGGGCAGCCGTACGTCCTCTACCCGGACAAGGCGCCGAAGGCCGCCGACGCCCGATGGGGCGAGGGCACCCTCGTCGACGACCCCGGCTTCAACGACAAGGGGCTCACCGGCTGGTCGAGGACCGGCACCGCCGTCCGCGACACCGACGGCCAGGGCCGCAACAGCGCGAAGCTCTCCGGCACCGGTACGGCCGCGCTCGCCCAGTCCATCGGCGGACTGCGGCCCGGCGCCCGCTACACCGCCTCCGCGCTCATCGAGGTCCAGCCCGGCAGGACCCGGCACACGGTCCTCTCGGCCGGCGGGAAGTCCGTCGCCGTGGACCGCTCCACCGCCAGGGACCAGGTCGCCGCGTCCGACTGGCACGGCACCTATTTCCAGCGGGCGAAGGTGAACTTCACCGCCCCGGCCGACGGCCGCACCACCCTGCGCATCGAGGCCGCGAAGGGCAGCGCGGCGAGCGTGCGCGCCGATGACGTACGGATCGTGGCCAACGCCCCCGCCACCAGGAAGAACACCCTCGTGTACGAGGACTTCGAGGACGTCGACCAGGGCTGGGGCCCCTTCCTGAAGGGCGACGCGGGCGGCGCCACGGACCCCCGCACCAGCGTCTCCCAGCTGCACGCCCCGTACACCCAGGCCGGCTGGAACGGGAAGCTCACCGACGACGTGCTCGGCGGCAAGGAGTCCCTCAAGGCCCATGAGGAGAACGCCGGACTCGTCTACCGCACCGCCCCCTGGACCGTGCCGATGACCGACGGCCACCGCTACACCGTCGCCTACGACTACCAGTCCAGCCACGCCGGCGCCTACGAGTGGGTCGACGGCTACGACCGGATGACCGCCGACGGCAAGCCCGGCTCCGTCGAGACCCGGACCACCCCCATCGGCGCCCAGCACACCACCGGCCGCTTCACCGAGACCGTCACGGCGGGCTGCGGCGACACCTGGACCGGGCTGCGCAAGCGCGAGGACGCCCCCGAGGGCGCCGACTTCGTCCTCGACGGCTTCACCGTGACCGACCTCGGCCCGGCCCCCGCCGGCGAGCAGGCCGCCTGCGGCACGCTCTCGGTCGAACCGGCCGCCGAGACCCTGGAGCCGGGCAGGGCCAACGTGGTGAAGGCGTCCTTCACCAACTACGAGGCCACCGAGGCCACCGGCGTCACGGTCGGCCTCACCGTCCCCGAGGGCTGGCGGGCCGAGCCCGTGGGCGCGGTCTCCTTCGACTCGGTCGCGGCGGGCGCCGGGGCCACCGCGAGCTGGCGGGTCACCCCGCCGGTGGACACCGCGTACGGCACGTACCCGCTGCGCTCCGAGGCGTCGTACACGGCCGGCGGCACGCAGCGGAAGCTCGGCGCGCAGACCTCCGTACGGACCCTGCCGCCGCCGCCCACCACGGACAGCTGGGCCAGTGACCTCGACTGGACGGCCTCCGAGAACGGCTGGGGACCCGTCGAGCGCGATCTGTCCAACGGCGAGACCGGCACCGGCGACGGCACCCCGCTGACCATCGGCGGCACGGTCTACGCCAAGGGCCTGGGCACCCACGCCCCGGCGAAGGTCCGCTACTACCTGGGTGGGAAGTGCACCTCGTTCACCGCCGATGTGGGCGTCGACGACGTGCAGAAGAGCGCCGGCAGCGTGCAGTTCTCCGTCTCGGCCGACGGCACCGAGAAGGTGAAGTCGCCGGTGCTCAGGGCCGCCGACTCCGCCTGGTCGCTGACGGCGGACCTCACCGGCGCCACGTACGTCGAGCTGACCGCCGGTGACGGCGGCGACGGCAACGGCAACGACCACGCCGACTGGGGCGACGCCCGCTTCCACTGCGGGAGCTGA
- a CDS encoding glycoside hydrolase family 64 protein — MISRRKFLTGGAAASATALTYPLWGSALSPGASAAAATCELALENKSLPGRINAYVTGHEQGTDRWVLLRADGSVYHPDSPSAPQTPLPVDCAIPLNAAGGAPVVLTLPQMYGARVYFVRDDTLDFYLNPGPSLVEPAFATSTDPNYGRTWSFCEFTFNPQQLYANISYVDLVTALPIGLTLEGDSTHTVAPLPDGAVQKIADGLTAQAAADGQPWDQLVTRGSDGNVLRVISPQNLMAPYFDRPDEMPFRDLFTAQIDEVWEKYRSTDLRIDLQGGRGVFTGRVSGDTLTFNGGHTFSKPVSKDIFTCNHGPFTNNPSDSDDKKGLLARLAAGFNRSIMLSHPDQPNGTSVSDYYQTAVTNHWSRIVHANSPIGYAFPYDDVRPDGEPDVSGAANDGNPRRFTVSVGS; from the coding sequence GTGATTTCGCGCAGAAAGTTCCTGACCGGCGGCGCCGCCGCCTCCGCGACCGCACTCACCTACCCGCTCTGGGGAAGTGCCCTGAGCCCCGGCGCCTCGGCGGCCGCGGCGACCTGCGAACTGGCCCTGGAGAACAAGTCGCTGCCGGGCCGGATCAACGCGTACGTCACCGGCCACGAGCAGGGCACGGACCGCTGGGTGCTGCTGCGGGCCGACGGCAGCGTCTACCACCCCGACTCCCCGTCGGCACCGCAGACCCCGCTGCCGGTGGACTGCGCGATCCCGCTGAACGCGGCGGGCGGCGCGCCAGTGGTCCTGACGCTCCCCCAGATGTACGGCGCCCGGGTCTACTTCGTCCGCGACGACACCCTGGACTTCTATCTGAACCCGGGCCCCTCGCTGGTCGAGCCGGCCTTCGCCACGTCCACGGACCCCAACTACGGGCGCACCTGGTCGTTCTGCGAGTTCACGTTCAACCCGCAGCAGCTGTACGCGAACATCAGCTACGTCGACCTGGTGACGGCCCTGCCGATCGGGCTGACCCTGGAGGGCGACTCCACCCACACGGTGGCCCCGCTCCCGGACGGCGCCGTCCAGAAGATCGCCGACGGCCTCACCGCCCAGGCCGCCGCCGACGGACAGCCCTGGGACCAGCTGGTCACGCGCGGCTCGGACGGCAACGTGCTGCGGGTCATCTCGCCGCAGAACCTGATGGCACCGTACTTCGACCGCCCGGACGAGATGCCGTTCCGGGACCTGTTCACCGCGCAGATCGACGAGGTCTGGGAGAAGTACCGCTCGACGGACCTGCGCATCGACCTCCAGGGCGGACGCGGCGTCTTCACGGGCCGGGTCAGCGGCGACACGCTGACCTTCAACGGCGGCCACACCTTCAGCAAGCCCGTCTCCAAGGACATCTTCACCTGCAACCACGGGCCGTTCACCAACAACCCGTCGGACTCGGACGACAAGAAGGGCCTCCTGGCCCGGCTGGCGGCGGGCTTCAACCGCTCGATCATGCTCAGCCACCCGGACCAGCCGAACGGCACCTCGGTGTCCGACTACTACCAGACCGCGGTGACCAACCACTGGTCCCGGATCGTCCACGCCAACAGCCCGATCGGCTACGCCTTCCCGTACGACGACGTACGCCCGGACGGCGAACCGGACGTCTCGGGCGCCGCGAACGACGGCAACCCCCGCCGCTTCACGGTGAGCGTGGGCTCCTGA
- a CDS encoding DUF4185 domain-containing protein, with amino-acid sequence MHAMNPSRRALLRSGAALAVTGLAAGAPAAAARERAAPLVTGGKVRNLTGPAETGRFAAPWTDLGIPARCPDGSVLLVCGDTFDGGGVGGPDWRAPVGLRASNAAPGSLVVDGSVGGAHAVGLVPEGHDGGTTAIPSDVFTVGSTMYMHLMRGVIYRTHHSDFWRSDDNGETWQYLCQWPGDQYGGQFQQKTYAVADDGYCYVLSTAFNRDTASGLLLHRVPQNALGNPAAYEPWGYAGGAWAWGNPPTSVTGARRWGEICFRAMDGKYALTWLNMSPLDIRAQIFPLPTSNLFTTPEQTMIIPTVPGLETGNAVASPYGGFILPGSTFADFHIAVSQWFDNQNYRVMQYRINGLAA; translated from the coding sequence ATGCATGCGATGAACCCGAGCCGCCGCGCGCTGCTGCGCTCCGGCGCCGCCCTCGCCGTCACCGGACTGGCGGCCGGCGCCCCGGCCGCCGCCGCACGCGAGCGCGCCGCGCCGCTCGTCACCGGCGGCAAGGTGCGCAACCTCACCGGTCCCGCCGAGACGGGCCGCTTCGCCGCTCCCTGGACCGACCTGGGCATCCCGGCCCGCTGCCCCGACGGCTCGGTGCTCCTCGTGTGCGGCGACACCTTCGACGGCGGCGGCGTCGGCGGCCCGGACTGGCGGGCCCCCGTCGGCCTGCGCGCCTCGAACGCCGCCCCGGGCTCGCTCGTCGTCGACGGCAGCGTCGGCGGCGCCCACGCGGTGGGCCTGGTCCCCGAAGGGCACGACGGCGGCACCACGGCCATTCCCTCCGACGTGTTCACCGTCGGCTCCACGATGTATATGCATCTGATGCGCGGCGTCATCTACCGGACGCACCACTCGGACTTCTGGCGCTCCGACGACAACGGCGAGACCTGGCAATACCTCTGCCAATGGCCCGGCGACCAGTACGGCGGCCAGTTCCAGCAGAAAACCTATGCGGTCGCGGACGACGGATACTGCTATGTCCTGTCGACGGCCTTCAACCGGGACACCGCCTCCGGTCTGCTGCTGCACCGCGTTCCGCAGAACGCCCTGGGAAATCCCGCGGCCTACGAACCCTGGGGTTATGCCGGCGGCGCCTGGGCCTGGGGAAACCCGCCGACCTCCGTCACCGGGGCGCGCCGCTGGGGCGAGATCTGTTTCCGCGCCATGGACGGAAAATACGCGCTCACCTGGCTCAACATGTCCCCGCTCGACATCAGGGCCCAGATCTTCCCGCTGCCCACGTCGAACCTCTTCACCACCCCGGAACAGACCATGATCATCCCCACGGTCCCGGGCCTGGAGACCGGCAACGCGGTGGCGAGCCCGTACGGCGGCTTCATCCTCCCGGGCTCGACGTTCGCGGACTTCCACATCGCGGTCAGCCAGTGGTTCGACAACCAGAACTACCGGGTGATGCAGTACCGCATCAACGGGCTGGCGGCCTGA